The Vibrio navarrensis genome has a segment encoding these proteins:
- a CDS encoding ABC transporter permease: MKAIYAQLHVLRHDKWLLSCLTWIPLLIALMIWGVFSAGIARDLPIGIVDQSHSTLSRKLVQMLDASPTLSTERAYSDVAAAKDALISGEIYAYVIIPDHFDRDIYLKQPPQISAFYNSQYILTGRLVNSAIVQTQGHFNAALETVKSLSHGNQTTASAMGSAVTITTQISPLFNQNTNYAQFLVSAVVPAIWQIMMVVCTILILAANLRVYARSPEKLGFWLGDNILFTLFRTLSCYVPIFMLHGLAFLCWFYFILDWPFHGHFLPIVIAQLFTVLACMIMGAFFFSMTLDAARAMSFAGAFTAPSFAFMGITFPVTDMSAPAQFWRGLLPVSHYIEVQVSQASYGAEFYQALQALAPMVGYLLPALLTLLLMKKHLNKAEGKS, translated from the coding sequence ATGAAAGCTATCTACGCGCAACTGCATGTGCTGCGGCACGACAAATGGCTTTTGTCGTGCTTGACTTGGATCCCGCTGCTAATTGCCTTAATGATTTGGGGCGTATTTTCTGCCGGGATCGCTCGTGATTTGCCAATTGGCATTGTTGATCAGTCACACAGCACCTTATCACGCAAACTGGTGCAGATGCTGGATGCTTCGCCCACACTCAGCACAGAGAGAGCATACTCTGATGTTGCCGCCGCCAAAGACGCCCTGATTAGTGGTGAGATATACGCTTACGTGATCATCCCCGACCATTTTGATCGCGATATTTATCTCAAGCAGCCTCCGCAGATTTCTGCCTTTTACAACAGTCAATACATACTGACTGGCCGCTTAGTCAACTCTGCCATTGTGCAAACGCAAGGGCACTTTAACGCCGCGTTAGAAACGGTCAAAAGCCTCAGTCATGGTAACCAAACCACTGCGAGCGCCATGGGGAGCGCCGTGACCATTACCACGCAAATCTCGCCGCTGTTCAACCAAAATACCAACTACGCACAATTCTTGGTTTCAGCGGTGGTGCCCGCTATCTGGCAAATTATGATGGTGGTGTGCACGATTTTAATTCTGGCGGCAAATTTACGAGTCTATGCGCGCTCCCCTGAAAAACTGGGGTTCTGGCTCGGAGACAACATTCTATTTACCCTTTTCCGTACTCTGAGCTGCTATGTGCCTATTTTTATGCTGCATGGTTTGGCTTTTCTGTGCTGGTTCTACTTCATCCTTGACTGGCCTTTTCACGGCCACTTTTTGCCCATTGTGATTGCGCAGCTTTTCACCGTATTAGCATGCATGATCATGGGCGCTTTCTTTTTTTCTATGACGCTTGATGCTGCCCGTGCGATGAGTTTTGCCGGCGCATTTACCGCGCCCAGTTTTGCCTTTATGGGCATTACCTTCCCGGTTACCGACATGAGCGCGCCCGCGCAGTTTTGGCGTGGATTATTACCGGTGAGTCATTACATCGAAGTACAAGTGTCTCAAGCCAGCTATGGGGCTGAGTTCTATCAAGCATTGCAAGCTCTTGCGCCGATGGTGGGTTATCTGCTTCCTGCCCTGCTCACTCTCCTTTTGATGAAAAAGCACCTTAACAAAGCGGAGGGAAAATCATGA
- a CDS encoding ABC transporter permease produces the protein MSWLDLLKAELKALLTNPVVTLTVFGGVLFYSFLYPLPYAQQTPREQAISVVNLDKSPTSWKLERMVDATSQVEIVRRDGTLAEAKAAFLAGKVSGILLIPEHFYKDLLLGKSPTLSYAGDASYFLVYGTVVEGLAQTGGTLAAQVKVSKLLIDGVPLAFAADQYSAVKLNLKPTFNPTMGYVDYVVPAVFVLILQQTLIMAAGLIVGTQKHGQGYWSLVPRWKLLSVRTVVLVAIYYLLSAYYFGASFTMHGINTLASISTLLSLLLPFLLASCLLGYWLGDLLPRRELVTLVVLISSMPLIFLAGFIWPVEMIPAPLLWLAQLSPSTSAIKGFLALNQMGASWQQVSLQWSSLWGLVLFWLCACLLLWRRQRL, from the coding sequence ATGAGCTGGCTTGATCTACTCAAAGCAGAGTTGAAAGCGCTACTAACCAATCCGGTGGTAACCCTGACTGTGTTCGGTGGTGTGCTGTTTTACTCGTTTCTCTATCCACTGCCCTACGCGCAGCAAACGCCACGAGAGCAGGCGATTTCAGTCGTCAACCTTGACAAGAGCCCAACCAGCTGGAAGCTCGAACGCATGGTGGACGCGACTTCTCAAGTGGAAATCGTACGCCGCGATGGCACGCTGGCTGAGGCCAAAGCGGCTTTTCTCGCTGGCAAGGTGAGCGGCATTTTGTTGATCCCGGAGCATTTCTACAAAGACCTGTTGCTGGGTAAAAGTCCGACACTGTCCTATGCAGGCGATGCCTCCTACTTTCTAGTGTATGGCACCGTGGTGGAAGGGCTGGCACAAACTGGTGGTACGCTGGCAGCTCAGGTCAAGGTCTCGAAACTGCTGATAGACGGTGTACCGCTCGCTTTCGCGGCCGATCAGTACAGCGCGGTGAAGCTCAACCTCAAGCCGACCTTTAACCCAACCATGGGCTACGTCGACTATGTGGTGCCTGCGGTGTTTGTCTTAATCCTGCAACAGACTTTGATCATGGCAGCGGGGCTTATCGTCGGTACACAAAAACATGGCCAAGGTTATTGGTCACTTGTGCCGCGCTGGAAGTTGCTCAGCGTGAGAACCGTGGTACTGGTGGCTATCTATTATCTGCTCAGCGCCTACTATTTCGGTGCCAGTTTTACTATGCATGGCATCAACACGCTTGCCAGCATCTCAACACTGCTCAGCTTGCTGTTGCCGTTTCTGCTTGCCTCTTGCCTACTTGGCTATTGGCTGGGTGATTTGCTTCCGCGCCGTGAACTGGTCACACTGGTGGTGCTTATCAGCTCCATGCCGCTGATTTTTCTGGCTGGTTTCATCTGGCCTGTCGAGATGATCCCAGCGCCGCTTCTATGGCTCGCCCAATTGAGTCCGAGCACTAGTGCAATAAAAGGCTTCCTTGCTCTCAATCAAATGGGGGCTAGCTGGCAACAAGTCAGCCTTCAGTGGAGCAGTTTGTGGGGGTTGGTGCTGTTTTGGCTTTGTGCCTGCTTGCTATTGTGGCGCCGCCAACGGCTGTGA